Below is a genomic region from Catenuloplanes atrovinosus.
CAGGCGCGCGCTGTCCAACCCGGAGACCGTGCGCCGCGGCGAGCCGGCGACCGTGCCGCCGATCAGCGCCTGCACCTCGGTGACCAGCGCGCGCCGGCCCTCCATGGCGACGGTCACACAGGTGCCCGGCACCGGCTCGGTGTAGCGCGTGAGGAACAGGCCGGACGGGTCGGGCAGGCTGTTGATGCCGCCCTCGTGCATCTCGAAGCAGCCCACCTCGTCGGCCGCGCCGAACCGGTTCTTGATGCCGCGGACCAGGCGTAGCGAGGAGTGCTTGTCGCCCTCGAAGTGCAGCACCACGTCGACCAGGTGCTCCAGCACCCGCGGACCGGCCACGTTGCCGTCCTTGGTCACGTGGCCGACCAGCACGGTCGCGATGTTGCGCTCCTTGGCGAGGCTGACCAGCGCGGCCGTGACCGCGCGGACCTGGGTGACGCCGCCGGCCACGCCCTCGTTCGCACCCGTGGAGATGGTCTGCACGGAGTCGAGCACCAGCAGGCCCGGCTTGACGGCATCCAGGTGGCCGATGACCGCGCCGAGGTCGCTCTCGGCCGCGAGGTAGAGCTGGTCGTGCAGCGCGCCCATCCGCTCCGCGCGCAGCCGCACCTGACTCACCGACTCCTCGCCGCTGACCACCAGCGACGGCGTCTCGCCCGCCTCGGCCCAGCGCTGCGCCACGTCCAGCAGCAGCGTCGACTTGCCCACGCCCGGCTCGCCGGCCAACAGCACCACGGCGCCGGGCACCATGCCGCCGCCGAGCACCCGGTCGAGCTCCGGCACGTGCGTCGGGCGTGCCTTGGCCGGCGCGGCGCTGATCTGCGAGATCGGCCGGGCCGGCTCGGCGGGCAGGCGGGAGGCGACCACCTTGCCGGAGACCATCGGCCCGGGCGCCGCCTCGATCACCGAGCCCCACTCGCCACACTCCGGGCAGCGGCCGACCCACTTGGGCGGCTGGTGCCCGCAGGAATCGCACTGGTACGTCGGGCGTGGCTCCCGGGAACCGCCGGAGCGGGGACGGGCCGCGGCGGCGCCGCGCGGAATGGGTCGGGTCACGCAGGCAACGGTAGCCACGCGGTACGACAAAATCGAAAGGCCCGCCCGGTGCGCCGGACGGGCCTTTCGGACGTGCCTGAGCAGCCTTACTCGTGGTGCTCTTCCTCGACCGCCTCGCGCGGCGCCGGCGTCAGCGGGATGTCCACCGGCGTCACCACGGTCAGCAGCGGGCTGGCGCTACCGCCCTCGGTGGCCTGGAACGTCAGCGTGACCGACATGCCGCTGCGCAGCGCCCCGGCCAGGCCGATCAGCATCAGCCGCTCCGCGCTCTCCGGCGAGAAGACCACCGAGCCGTTCGCCGGGATCTGCACGGTCGCCGCGCGGCCGGAGACCGGGGCGGAGGAGGTCTGGGACGGCGACGGGCTGCCGGTGCCCGCGGACGGCGAGGCCGGGACCGACGCGTTCGGCTCCGCGTTCTGCTCCTGGCCGCCCTCGTCCTCCGAGGCGGAGGAGGCCGTGTTCGGCTCGGCCTGCTGGCCGGTCGGCGACTCCGTGGTCTCCGGCGACTCGGGCGCGGCGGGGGATCCGGTCGCGGACGGCGACTCGGCGGCCGGGGTCGGGGCCGTCGTCGCGGTCTCGCCGGCCACGATCTGCACCGCGCGCGCCGAGGTGGCGGTCGGGTCCGCGCCGTCCGCCGGAGCGGCGACGTCGATCGTGACGGTCAGCGGGTTCGCCCGCTGGTTGATCAGCGTCACGTGCAGCGGCGCGTTGCCACCGGCCGGGTAGCCCTCGACGCCCTCGTACGCCACGGCGAGCCCGCGGACCGCCAGCTTTCCGTCCGTGGAGTCGGCGGACACGGTCGCGACCGACGGCGCCTTCATCGCTGTCTCGGCGATCTGCCCGGCACTGCATCCGGTCACCGCCAGCGCGACCGCGGCGGCACCCACCGCGAGGCGCACCGCCCGGCGGCCTACCGTCATCGAGCGCGTCACGTCGGTCCTCCTCGAACTACCAGAACGCGAGCTGGCCGGGCTTCAGCCTAGTTGGCCGTGATCGGCTACGTGAGCCGACCCGCCAACTGCCCGGCGCTCACCCCACCGAACCGCCGACGACCAGCAGAATCACGTCGATCAGCGCGACCGCGATGACGGACCGGAACGCGGCGTGCGAGCGGCGCCCACGCGCGGCGGCGGCGCGTCCGGCCAGCCAGCCCGCGGGCAGCGTCACGGCGGCCACCACCACCGCGGCCGTGCCCACCCAGGACGGCGGGCCGGGCGGTCCGAACGCGAGCGTCACGGTGGCGCCGAGCAGCAGCGCGGCCGCGGCGATCCGGGACGCGGTCGCGCCGAGCCGGTGCGGCAGGCCCCGTACCCCGGTGGTCAGGTCGTCCTCCAGATCGGGCAGCACGTTGGCGAAGTGCGCACCGCCGCCGATCAGCCCACCGGCCACGACCAGCCACGGCGGCGGCGCGGGCGCGCCGGGCAGCGCCAGCACCACGAACGCGGGCAGCGCGCCGAACGAGACCACATAGGGCAGCACGGACAGCGGCGTCCGCTTCAGCGGCGCGTTGTAGAGCAGGGCCGAGACCAGCGCCAGCGTGATGCAGGCCGCGGCCGGCAGCGTGGTCAGAAGACCCAGCGCGGGTACGGCCAGCGCGGACACCAGCGCCGCCACGCCCACCGCGGTGCGGCTCACCGCGCCGGTGGCGACCGGCTTGTCCGCGCGTCCCACGGTCCGGTCCCGCGTCGCGTCGAGCCAGTCGTTGCTCCAGCCCACCGCGGCCTGGCTGGCCAGCACGGTGGCGGTGACCAGCGCACCGCCGGCGAGCGAGTGCCCGGCGCCGGCCGCCAGCAACGCGGTGACCGCGGTGACGGCGAGCCCGGGCTCGGGGTGGGCGGCGCGGAAGAAACCTCGGAGGGCCATAGACGGTGAGTCTGGCCCTTCCCGCCGAGTCGTGCCAGGCTCGACGGATGAGCCCGCCCCGGACAGCGGCGCGCAACGACCCCCGGCAGTACGACGTACTCGCCGGGGAGTGGTGGCGTCCGGGCGGTCTCTTCGAGCTGCTGCACTGGCTGGCCGCGGCGCGGGCCACGCTGATCCCGCCGGCGTCGCGGGACGGCGCGCTGCTGATCGACGTGGGCTGCGGCGCCGGCCTGCTCGCCCCGCACCTGGACGGGTACGGCTACCGGCACGTCGGCGTGGACCTCGGCGCGGCCGCGCTCGCCCAGGCCGCCGCGCGGGGCGTGCTCCCGGTCCGGGCGGACGCGGCCCGGCTGCCGTTCCCGGACGCGGTCGCGGACGTGGTGGTCGCGGGCGAGCTGCTGGAGCACGTGCCGGACCTGGCCGCCACGGTCGCGGAGCTGTGCCGGGTGCTGCGCCCGGGCGGCCTGCTGGTGCTGGACACGCTGAACGACACGTTCCTGAGCCGGCTGGTCACCATCACCATCGCCGAGTTCCTGGTGCCGCGGGCGCGCGGCATCCACGACCCGCGCTTCTATGTGGATCCCGCGCGGCTCACTGCGCTCTGCGCCACACACGGTGTACGGCTGCGAATCCGGGGTATCCGACCGGGCCTGCCCGCGCTCGCCGGCTGGCTGCTTGGCCGCCGGCCGCCGGTCCGTGCCCCCCGCATGCGCCCGATCAGGTCGACCGCCGTTGCCTACCAGGGATTGGGGCGAAAAGAGTGGTGATCATCGGTGGGATGGGCGTGGCGCTGCCGCCGTCCGCCAATCAGGACGAGCTGTGGACCGGTTACTTCGCCGCGCACTACCAGGGCCGGGTCGCCGCGATCGCGGAACAGATCTTCGCCAACTCCGGCGTGCGTACCCGTCAGGCCGCGGTCAACCCGATGACCGAGGACGTCTCCGGCTGGTCGACCGAGCAGCGCATGCGCCGCTACCAGGAGGAGGCGCTGCCGCTCGGCAAGGAGGCGGTCGAACGCGCGCTCACCTCGTCCGGACTGGACGCCGCGGACGTCGGCCTCTTCGCGGTCTGCTCCTGCACCGGGTACGCCACGCCGGGCCTGGACATCCTGCTCGCCCGCGACCTGGGCATGTCACCGCGCACGCAGCGGCTGTTCGTCGGCCACATGGGCTGCTACGCCGCGCTCCCCGGGCTCGGCGCGGTCTCCGACTTCGTGACCGCGCGCGGCCGCCCGGCGCTGCTGCTCTGCGCGGAACTGCCCAGCCTGCACATCCAGCCGCCCGCGGCCCGGCTGGAGACGCAGCAGGTGGTCTCGCACGCGCTCTTCGGCGACGCGGCCGTGGCCGTGGTGCTGCGGCCGGAGGAGCGGAACCTGCGTGGGTACGCCGTGCGCGAGGTCGCCGCCGTGACCGACCCGACGACCGCGGACCACATGTCGTGGCAGGTCACCGACCTGGGTTTCCGGATGGGCCTGTCCGCCCGGGTGCCGCAGGTGCTGTCCCGGCACGTCCGCCCGATGGTCGACGACCTGCTCTCCGTCCACGGCCTGACCGTCGCGGACGTGGACGGCTGGGCCGTGCACCCGGGCGGCCCGCGCATCCTGGACACGGTGGAGCGGCAACTGGAGCTGGAACCGTCCGCACTGGCCGCGTCGCGTGAGGTGCTGGCCACGTACGGCAACTGTTCCTCGCCGACCGTGTTGCTGATCCTGGACGCGCTCCGCCGCCGCCCCGAGCCGCCGCGCCGGGTGCTGGCGCTCGCGTTCGGCCCGGGCCTGACGCTCTACGCCGTGCTCCTGGAACTGGCCTAGTGTCGTGAGCCGTTGCCGCGGGTGCACCATGGGGTGATGGGTTCGAGGATCTGGTCGGCGGTTGTGGTCCGGACGTAGGGCCTGGGGCCGTCGTTCCAGGTCTCGATCCCACCGCGGATCTCGTTGTCCGGCAGTCCGTGTACGTCCATGTGTCCCCATGATGAAGACCGCTCGGTCGGCTACCTGCGCGAGGCCTTCGTCACCACGCGCTGCACCGCCTGCACGGCGACCTCGGGCTCGTCGAGGTAGATGTAGTGACCACTATTGGCGGCGGTGCGGAAGTCGGCGCGGCACGACAGCCCGAGCCACGCACGCTGCCCCGCTCCCCACGCCTGCTCCAGGGCGGCCCCGTACTCCGGCACCTCAGCGAGGTAGGGCTTGCCGTGCTGGACGACCTCGACGGGGATGTCCCCCGCGGACCGCACCGGCCCGTCACCGATCACCAGCCGCTCCGGGTTCTCCCCGCGGAACACGGCCAGCGTCTGCGCCCGCAGCTCCGCCCCGAAGCCGGTGGCTGACTCCGGAATCGCCCGCTCGACGTCGGCCATCATCGTCGGTGAGGTGGCGTCCATCAGCACGACCCCCGAGACCTCACGCTTGTGGTCCGGCGCGTAACGCGCGGCGATCAGCCCGCCCAGCGAGTGCCCGGCCAGCACGACCGGCCTGCCACCGGACACCGTCCCGATCACCTTGGTCAACACCGCACCGGTGCTGTCGATGGTCTGGGGCCGGTCGGGCTGGTCGCTGCGCCCCTCACCGAGGCGGTCGTAGGAGCACACCCGGTTCGACCGGCTCAACGCCTGCTGCAACGCCGCCATCCGGTCCGTACCGTCACCGAGACCCGCCATCAGGACGACGACCGGCCTGTGCTTCTGCTGCACACCGGAGCAGGACACGTGAACCGACTTGCCGCCGACGTCGATCGACCTCTCGGCGGGTGTGGCCTGACCGGCGACCGCGGCCCCGGCGGGTGTGGCCTGACCGGCGATCGCGGCACCGGCGGCGGCGACGGCGACCATGGCGAGCACAGCGGAGGTCTTGAAGTGGCGGAACATCGCTTCTCCCAGCGTTTGCGGTGTTGTCGTTCCTGACACCGCAAACGCTATGGACTTCATGGATCAGGATCGTCACCACGCAGCGGGCATGTGCGCGTAGCTCTGGCGGGGGACGTCGTCGACGTGCCGCCGAGGACCCATTGTGACCATGCGGGGTTCGCGCAGGTCATGGCTCTCGGACCGCTCGGCAGGGCGGGCGGGATCGTTCCTCGGGCGAGACGGCCGGGCGGCGCGGCCGGGTAGTGCCTGCCGCGCAGGTGGCGTGGCACGGTGACCGGCGGCGGGACCGGCTCCGACGCGGCGTCCGGAGCGGCGGCGGAGGCCGCCGCGAGGTTGGCCCGCGGGAGCATGCGGGCCGCACCACGCCGGAAGCGGGAAGATCGAGTTGGGAAGTCTTCGCCCGGCGTAGCGGGCGAGGGCCTACGCGAGTTGTTCGAGCGTCCCGCGGTATTCGTCGGCGGTGGTGGCGGACGGGATGGTGCGGAGGATCTCGTTGCGCTCGTCGACCAGCAGCACGGCGCCGCCGCCGGCCGGCTCGGGGAGGTCGGACACCGCGCGGAGCGAGCCGGCCTGGTCGAGCAGGTGCAGCACGCCGGGGGCGGGGCCGCCGGGTGGGCCGGAGGCGGGCGCCCGGCTCACGGCTATCACCCGGACGCCGGGGGGCGTGGCGCGCAGCGTCTCCTGCAGCAGGCGGTCGCAGGCGCAGCCGTCGGTGATCACGAACACCGCCGGGAGCAGGCCCCGCAGCGGCGTGCTGCTTCCGTCCTCCGCGACCAGGTCGAGCGCGGGGAGCGTCCGGCCCGAGGTGGGGGTCTGGCCGGCGGGCGTGCGCTGCGCGGTGGGCGTGCGCGGCTGGCCGAGCCAGCTGACCAGGAACAGGCTGGTGAGGGTGGTGATGATGGCGATGCCCATGATGACCAGCGGGATGCGGAGCGCGGCCTCGTGCGGCGGGGTGAGCAGGCGGCCCAGGAACGTGCGGCGGCTCACCCGCGGAACGGGCGGGGAGGACCGTTGCCGCTCGCGCAGTTCGCGGCGCACGGCCGCGGCCTCGTCGGCGAGCGCGGAGGCGTCGTCCGGTATGACTATCGATCGCCACTCGGGAGGCAGTTCCGGCAGGTCACTGTCGTCCGGAGGAGGAACGTCGCCGTTGCCGCCACGCGTGCTCATCTGCACCCCCTGACCGCCCGCCGGAAGTGGCTCGGGGTCCGGCTTATAGCGTCTCGCACCCGAGCGTTCACCGCCAGTGGGGCGCGGGGTGGCCATCGGCGATAGAATGGGGCCGCCGCATCGTTGGAGCCACGACCTTCCTGCAAGACCGTGCAAGTTTTTCTGGCCAAGATTTTCTCGCCTCAGCCGAGCCGCTCGGACCGCCGCCGGTGCTCCGA
It encodes:
- a CDS encoding type III polyketide synthase; translated protein: MGVALPPSANQDELWTGYFAAHYQGRVAAIAEQIFANSGVRTRQAAVNPMTEDVSGWSTEQRMRRYQEEALPLGKEAVERALTSSGLDAADVGLFAVCSCTGYATPGLDILLARDLGMSPRTQRLFVGHMGCYAALPGLGAVSDFVTARGRPALLLCAELPSLHIQPPAARLETQQVVSHALFGDAAVAVVLRPEERNLRGYAVREVAAVTDPTTADHMSWQVTDLGFRMGLSARVPQVLSRHVRPMVDDLLSVHGLTVADVDGWAVHPGGPRILDTVERQLELEPSALAASREVLATYGNCSSPTVLLILDALRRRPEPPRRVLALAFGPGLTLYAVLLELA
- a CDS encoding UbiA family prenyltransferase produces the protein MALRGFFRAAHPEPGLAVTAVTALLAAGAGHSLAGGALVTATVLASQAAVGWSNDWLDATRDRTVGRADKPVATGAVSRTAVGVAALVSALAVPALGLLTTLPAAACITLALVSALLYNAPLKRTPLSVLPYVVSFGALPAFVVLALPGAPAPPPWLVVAGGLIGGGAHFANVLPDLEDDLTTGVRGLPHRLGATASRIAAAALLLGATVTLAFGPPGPPSWVGTAAVVVAAVTLPAGWLAGRAAAARGRRSHAAFRSVIAVALIDVILLVVGGSVG
- a CDS encoding alpha/beta fold hydrolase, with product MKSIAFAVSGTTTPQTLGEAMFRHFKTSAVLAMVAVAAAGAAIAGQATPAGAAVAGQATPAERSIDVGGKSVHVSCSGVQQKHRPVVVLMAGLGDGTDRMAALQQALSRSNRVCSYDRLGEGRSDQPDRPQTIDSTGAVLTKVIGTVSGGRPVVLAGHSLGGLIAARYAPDHKREVSGVVLMDATSPTMMADVERAIPESATGFGAELRAQTLAVFRGENPERLVIGDGPVRSAGDIPVEVVQHGKPYLAEVPEYGAALEQAWGAGQRAWLGLSCRADFRTAANSGHYIYLDEPEVAVQAVQRVVTKASRR
- the radA gene encoding DNA repair protein RadA — protein: MTRPIPRGAAAARPRSGGSREPRPTYQCDSCGHQPPKWVGRCPECGEWGSVIEAAPGPMVSGKVVASRLPAEPARPISQISAAPAKARPTHVPELDRVLGGGMVPGAVVLLAGEPGVGKSTLLLDVAQRWAEAGETPSLVVSGEESVSQVRLRAERMGALHDQLYLAAESDLGAVIGHLDAVKPGLLVLDSVQTISTGANEGVAGGVTQVRAVTAALVSLAKERNIATVLVGHVTKDGNVAGPRVLEHLVDVVLHFEGDKHSSLRLVRGIKNRFGAADEVGCFEMHEGGINSLPDPSGLFLTRYTEPVPGTCVTVAMEGRRALVTEVQALIGGTVAGSPRRTVSGLDSARLAMVLAVLQRRVERLTLHDKEVFAATVGGIRVVEPAADLAVALAVASGGLNLALHPTLAAIGEVGLTGEVRRVGAVPRRLAEAARLGFKFALVPPGCGPASTGVAADGMRVEEVGDLRSALQWAARFSAE
- a CDS encoding methyltransferase domain-containing protein, yielding MSPPRTAARNDPRQYDVLAGEWWRPGGLFELLHWLAAARATLIPPASRDGALLIDVGCGAGLLAPHLDGYGYRHVGVDLGAAALAQAAARGVLPVRADAARLPFPDAVADVVVAGELLEHVPDLAATVAELCRVLRPGGLLVLDTLNDTFLSRLVTITIAEFLVPRARGIHDPRFYVDPARLTALCATHGVRLRIRGIRPGLPALAGWLLGRRPPVRAPRMRPIRSTAVAYQGLGRKEW